The following are encoded together in the Methanosarcina flavescens genome:
- a CDS encoding DUF3006 domain-containing protein, whose amino-acid sequence MKNFRENFKVTLDRIEEGNAVLLVRDGESIKINIPLFLLPAESKEGDILDITITRDVQEIEDAKERVSGLLEKLKSKNQGTK is encoded by the coding sequence ATGAAGAACTTTAGAGAGAATTTCAAAGTTACCCTTGACCGCATAGAAGAAGGTAACGCAGTGCTGCTTGTAAGGGATGGTGAGTCAATAAAAATTAATATACCTCTTTTTTTGCTGCCTGCTGAAAGTAAAGAAGGTGATATTCTGGATATTACCATCACCAGAGATGTGCAGGAGATTGAGGATGCTAAGGAAAGAGTATCAGGCTTGCTTGAGAAGCTTAAGAGTAAGAATCAAGGAACGAAATAA
- a CDS encoding lamin tail domain-containing protein, which yields MRFSQLTAAAFVLTLVLIAAGCTDPEETPLGTVSEQTSPSTVAAQNTVTVSGQNLTVHFLDVGQGDSILLELDGKFMLVDSGERDQGKVVTAYLQNQGISTLDYVVATHPHSDHIGGMDDILNNFPVEHFVDSGYPHTSKTYENMLIIIDTKDIPFEVVQAGHKIDFDPAVDIEVLNPASIYSDELNENSVVLKVTYGETSFLLMGDAGLESEEYIIEAGYDVDSDILKVGHHASRSGSGRTFISAVSPEVSIVEVGAGNDYGHPHAEVLDRLQKVSTVYRTDLDGTIVITTDGSTYTVTTEKTRNTSSRNEAYASTDSTAEVQSEEYVDSSSTEPTVYVSDLNLQDEWVQISNTGASPVSLNGWKIEDEGSKHTYTFQSYTLNAGTTVTVFTGKGANSATELYWQLDNPVWNNNGDTAYLYDDSGKLVSKLES from the coding sequence ATGAGATTTTCACAACTGACTGCTGCAGCCTTCGTCCTGACCCTGGTACTCATTGCAGCCGGGTGTACGGATCCAGAAGAAACTCCTCTTGGAACAGTTTCGGAACAAACGTCTCCCTCCACAGTAGCTGCTCAAAATACTGTCACTGTATCAGGCCAGAACCTTACCGTACATTTCCTGGATGTTGGTCAGGGTGACTCAATCCTCCTGGAGCTTGATGGAAAATTCATGCTAGTCGACTCAGGAGAAAGGGACCAGGGAAAAGTTGTCACAGCTTACTTGCAGAACCAGGGAATTTCAACACTGGATTATGTAGTTGCAACCCACCCACATTCGGATCATATTGGCGGTATGGATGATATTCTTAACAACTTCCCGGTAGAACATTTTGTTGACAGTGGATACCCTCATACTTCTAAAACCTATGAGAATATGCTGATCATTATTGATACGAAGGATATTCCTTTTGAGGTAGTTCAGGCTGGTCATAAAATTGACTTTGACCCTGCTGTTGATATAGAAGTGTTAAATCCTGCAAGCATATACTCCGACGAGCTAAATGAAAACTCCGTGGTTCTCAAAGTAACGTATGGCGAAACTTCGTTTTTGCTCATGGGAGATGCAGGTCTGGAATCAGAAGAATATATAATAGAAGCTGGATATGATGTAGATTCTGATATTCTCAAGGTTGGACATCATGCAAGCAGATCAGGCAGTGGAAGAACCTTTATTTCAGCTGTAAGTCCTGAAGTAAGTATAGTCGAAGTTGGAGCAGGAAATGACTATGGGCACCCTCATGCCGAGGTTCTTGACAGGCTGCAGAAGGTCTCAACAGTATATAGAACGGATCTGGATGGCACAATAGTAATTACAACAGATGGATCAACTTATACTGTAACAACTGAAAAAACCAGAAATACCTCCAGTAGAAATGAAGCTTACGCCTCTACAGATTCAACAGCAGAGGTACAATCCGAAGAATATGTGGATTCAAGCTCCACCGAACCAACCGTGTATGTGAGCGACCTGAATCTTCAGGACGAATGGGTTCAGATATCAAACACAGGGGCTTCTCCCGTTTCTCTGAACGGCTGGAAGATTGAAGATGAAGGCAGTAAACACACCTATACGTTTCAGTCTTACACCCTGAATGCAGGAACAACAGTAACTGTGTTTACCGGAAAGGGTGCGAACTCAGCTACTGAGCTTTACTGGCAATTAGACAACCCTGTATGGAACAACAATGGTGACACAGCATATCTCTACGATGATAGTGGAAAACTTGTTTCAAAACTGGAGAGCTGA